One window from the genome of Aricia agestis chromosome 6, ilAriAges1.1, whole genome shotgun sequence encodes:
- the LOC121728004 gene encoding uncharacterized protein LOC121728004: MNLVWCGLALVLCAGQALGHGRLIEPPSRASAWRYGFDTPHNYNDHELYCGGFTRQWRRNGGKCGVCGDAWDAPKPRPHEIGGTFYKGVIVRKYAPGDVITVKVQLTASHMGWFEFKVCDNPSQTDEECMSKHVLKLEGSEATKFYPKNGSVTYEMRYRLPEGLECVHCVFQWQYVAGNNWGECGNGTGAVGCGPQEEFRSCADISISDEHTTTRRPRPSYVPPSRRPTVPTPAETESTGSSVYGIVIAIVSLLLALAVLAAVYLYYYRGGMRIKNLLRKKVPPPAPVPPPRHKKMSLSRENPPEISAPKLISETGFETVDLRTK; encoded by the coding sequence CTCGTGTGGTGCGGGCTGGCGCTGGTGCTGTGCGCGGGGCAGGCGCTCGGCCACGGGCGGCTCATCGAGCCCCCCTCCCGCGCCTCCGCTTGGCGCTACGGCTTCGACACCCCCCACAACTACAACGACCACGAGCTCTACTGCGGCGGCTTCACGCGCCAGTGGAGGCGCAACGGCGGCAAGTGCGGCGTCTGCGGCGACGCCTGGGACGCGCCCAAGCCGCGCCCGCACGAGATCGGCGGCACCTTCTACAAGGGTGTGATAGTGCGCAAGTACGCGCCGGGCGACGTCATTACCGTGAAGGTCCAGCTCACCGCCAGCCACATGGGCTGGTTCGAGTTCAAGGTCTGCGATAACCCCAGCCAGACCGACGAGGAGTGCATGAGCAAGCACGTGCTGAAACTCGAGGGCAGCGAGGCCACGAAGTTCTACCCGAAGAACGGCAGCGTCACCTATGAGATGAGATACCGGCTGCCCGAGGGCCTGGAGTGCGTGCACTGCGTTTTCCAGTGGCAGTACGTCGCCGGCAACAACTGGGGCGAGTGCGGGAACGGCACCGGCGCCGTCGGCTGCGGCCCGCAGGAGGAGTTCCGCTCCTGCGCCGACATCTCCATCTCCGACGAGCACACGACgacgcgccgcccgcgcccgtcCTACGTCCCGCCGAGCAGGAGGCCCACTGTGCCCACTCCCGCGGAGACCGAGTCCACGGGCAGCTCGGTGTACGGCATCGTCATTGCGATCGTGTCGCTGCTGCTCGCCCTCGCGGTCCTGGCTGCGGTCTACCTGTACTACTACCGCGGCGGCATGAGGATTAAGAACCTCCTGAGGAAGAAGGTGCCCCCGCCCGCGCCGGTGCCCCCGCCCCGCCACAAAAAGATGTCTCTCTCCCGAGAGAATCCGCCCGAGATCTCCGCGCCTAAACTGATTTCCGAGACGGGATTCGAGACGGTCGACCTGAGAACGAAGTAA
- the LOC121728001 gene encoding phagocyte signaling-impaired protein has product MAVRPQRIHDGAVVERRLRPIYDWLDNGNNKKALQEAEKVLKKTPTLQAARALKALAMFRLGKAQEAYVVLDALSEEKPSDDTTLQAMTITYRESQQLNKVCALYEAAVKVEPTSEELYSHLFMSYVRVSDYRSQQRAAMALYKFAPKNPYYFWAVMSIVLQAKTAEDATKKGILLTLAQRMVDNFISENKMEAEQEASLYIMILELQEKWQDILKFIEGPIYTQLVPGSRAQASIPFLKKLGEWKRLNILCKELLWDNVDRWDYYLPYFDSVFELINNSDNEGDESTDNTAEKCHEFICQLVESMSSKRTLRGPYLARLELWKRLSVDGDPTSLLGSGVALCIQYLRVFANKPCAVPDLKPYLVMIPQKEREAHCRDFLTCLGFDENSEPDTQDDIQRHISCLQAWRLTSPEGTLEENLTIANTLRRHYLRCLNKGLVTATPTEFCSADQYAVLASHHYFYAAAQQQSVTPVVEALSLLELVLHHSPANFHAKLMLVSLYHILGNAVCASHAYVRLELKQVQLVSLGWLHAARLAPALAAARALRLLADTAAFHRHHGKDSVENLTYAYKYGTFEKLVELSAWSARLEACGWGASAARERALLPLLAGPPAPLHAPPPLPPHPTDNRDLAAIVSWEPPQCADADAKARSFDEDVAHLRLKDGLVSCIALCIECSEGMGEARAARREELGAGVAALEGALRRCAERYTAPPPLKATAPLPSRIYGLVQSEIPYATLYGHSLRLVWAAAGGADGVRTHAAALRDALLATRAPLTACVGRAKDAWTLRDAFEMFANYLEFIGIITFLLGVCNELITPANTKKSKKKTNQSPDQIETTELLNKLNDEVQETITFVEEIFEDWPVYEYKSTLQEELEKLGLTDYQCTVGERLKSGVQEILEDVKNILKKKAKYLKSLQ; this is encoded by the exons atggCAGTGCGGCCTCAGCGTATACATGACGGTGCCGTTGTTGAACGCAGACTACGCCCGATATACG ATTGGCTCGACAATGGAAATAACAAAAAGGCATTGCAAGAAGCAGAAAAAGTACTTAAGAAAACTCCGACTCTGCAAGCTGCTCGGGCGTTGAAGGCTCTAGCTATGTTTAGGTTAGGAAAGGCACAGGAGGCCTATGTCGTGCTAGACGCTCTTTCTGAGGAGAAGCCGAGTGACGATACGACCCTGCAGGCCATGACTATTACTTATAGGGAGTCCCAGCAAT TGAACAAAGTGTGTGCACTGTATGAAGCGGCAGTGAAGGTTGAGCCAACTAGTGAGGAGCTGTATTCACATTTATTCATGTCGTATGTGAGAGTCAGTGACTACCGGTCACAGCAGCGAGCTGCGATGGCATTGTATAAGTTTGCACCAAAAAATCCCTACTATTTTTGGGCTGTTATGAGCATTGTGTTACAG GCTAAAACTGCTGAGGATGCAACAAAAAAAGGTATTCTTCTTACATTAGCACAGCGGATGGTTGATAACTTTATATCGGAGAATAAAATGGAGGCAGAACAGGAAGCAAGCTTATACATAATGATTTTAGAATTGCAAGAGAAGTGGCAAGATATTCTTAAGTTCATTGAAGGTCCAATATACACACAACTAGTGCCCGGGTCCAGGGCTCAAGCTAGCATACCCTTTTTAAAAAAACTAGGTGAATGGAAACGTCTAAACATACTTTGTAAAGAGCTGCTCTGGGATAATGTAGATAGATGGGACTATTATTTACCGTATTTTGACTCtgtttttgaattaattaataattccgACAATGAAGGTGACGAGAGCACAGACAACACTGCCGAGAAGTGCCACGAATTTATTTGCCAACTAGTCGAAAGTATGTCGTCGAAACGAACTCTCCGAGGTCCGTATTTAGCTAGATTGGAGTTGTGGAAACGTTTGTCGGTTGACGGTGATCCAACTTCATTATTGGGCAGTGGTGTAGCTCTATGTATTCAGTATTTAAGGGTATTTGCAAACAAGCCGTGTGCTGTGCCAGATTTAAAACCGTACCTTGTTATGATACCTCAGAAGGAAAGAGAAGCGCATTGTAGAGATTTCCTGACTTGTTTAGGCTTTGATGAGAATAGTGAACCTGATACA CAAGACGACATCCAGCGTCACATCTCGTGTTTACAAGCTTGGAGACTCACCTCTCCGGAGGGGACCTTAGAGGAGAATTTGACAATAGCAAATACTCTCCGACGGCACTACCTTCGCTGCCTCAACAAGGGTCTAGTCACCGCCACCCCTACAGAGTTCTGTTCGGCGGACCAGTATGCTGTGCTCGCTTCACATCATTATTTCTATGCAG CGGCCCAACAGCAGAGCGTGACTCCGGTGGTGGAAGCCCTGAGCCTGCTGGAGCTGGTGCTGCACCACTCCCCCGCCAACTTCCACGCCAAGCTGATGCTCGTGTCGCTGTATCACATCTTAG GTAACGCGGTATGCGCGTCGCACGCGTACGTGCGGTTAGAGTTGAAGCAGGTGCAGCTAGTGTCACTGGGGTGGCTGCACGCCGCGCGCCTCGCGCCCGCACTCGCCGCGGCGCGCGCGCTCCGCCTGCTCGCTGACACCGCCGCCTTCCATAGACACCACGGCAAGGAT AGCGTCGAGAACCTCACCTACGCGTACAAATACGGCACTTTCGAGAAACTCGTCGAACTGTCGGCTTGGAGCGCGCGGCTGGAAGCGTGCGGGTGGGGCGCGAGTGCGGCGCGCGAGCGGGCGCTCCTCCCCCTGCTCGCCGGCCCGCCCGCGCCGCTACACGCCCCGCCCCCACTACCGCCACACCCTACTGACAATAG ggATTTAGCGGCGATAGTGTCGTGGGAGCCGCCGCAGTGTGCGGACGCGGACGCCAAGGCGCGCTCATTCGATGAGGACGTCGCGCATTTGAGACTGAAGGATGGACTGGTGTCGTGTATAG CGTTATGTATCGAGTGTTCGGAGGGTATGGGGGAGGCGCGTGCGGCGCGGCGGGAGGAGCTCGGCGCGGGCGTCGCGGCGCTGGAGGGCGCGCTGCGGCGGTGCGCCGAGCGGTACACCGCCCCGCCGCCGCTGAAGGCCACCGCGCCGCTGCCGTCGCGGATATACg GTCTAGTCCAATCTGAAATCCCGTACGCGACGCTGTACGGTCACTCGTTACGGCTCGTgtgggcggcggcgggcggggcCGACGGCGTCCGCACGCACGCTGCAGCGCTCCGCGACGCGTTACTTGCGACGCGCGCCCCGTTAACCGCGTGCGTAGGACGAGCTAAAGACGCGTGGACGTTGCGAGATGCGTTTGAGATGTTTGCGAATTATTTGGAG TTTATCGGCATCATTACGTTCCTGTTGGGCGTCTGTAACGAGCTCATCACGCCGGCCAACACGAAGAAATCAAAAAAGAAAACGAATCAGTCGCCCGATCAGATCGAAACGACCGAACTCCTGAACAAATTGAACGACGAAGTGCAGGAAACTATCACCTTCGTGGAGGAAATATTCGAGGATTGGCCAGTGTACGAGTACAAATCCACTCTGCAAGAGGAACTAGAGAAATTAGGACTGACAGACTACCAGTGTACAGTGGGGGAGAGGTTAAAAAGTGGTGTGCAAGAAATACTAGAAGATGTCAAgaatatattaaaaaagaaGGCGAAGTATCTCAAGAGTCTGCAGTGA